The following proteins are co-located in the Pseudomonas synxantha genome:
- a CDS encoding nucleobase:cation symporter-2 family protein, producing the protein MSDAQAPRPRYKSDLIYGLEDRPHFTAAIFAALQHVLASFVGIITPTLIVGGVLGLESEVPYLVSMALFVSGLGTFVQARTFGPVGSGLLCLQGTSFSFISVILSAGFMVKARGGGTDEILSTIFGICFFAAFIEVVLSQFIGKLRKLITPVVTGTIITLMGLSLIKVAVTDMAGGYGAGDLGAAGNMGLAALVLLTIVVLNRFSNPFLRLGSIVIGLSLGFFVAWWLGRVDMAALPQVPLISVPVPFKYGFSFDWVAFIPVAVIFLISPLEAAGDLTANSMISQQPVKGPLYIKRIKSGLLADGLNSAMAATFNSLPMVTFAQNNGVIQLTGVASRYVAYFIAGLLVLLGLFPMIGAVLQLMPKPVLGGATLIMFGTVAVAGIKILAEAGLHRRNVLIVAISLGMGLGVAAVPEVLRDLPKALHNIFESPITVGAFCAILLNIFLPEEFIELEEDEFDPESSTLKVMQDPDVTKQ; encoded by the coding sequence TTGTCTGACGCTCAAGCCCCCCGCCCGCGCTATAAATCCGACCTGATCTATGGCCTGGAAGACCGCCCGCACTTCACCGCCGCGATATTTGCCGCCCTGCAGCACGTCTTGGCCAGTTTCGTCGGCATCATCACCCCGACCCTGATCGTCGGCGGCGTACTCGGCCTGGAAAGCGAGGTGCCATATCTGGTGAGCATGGCGTTGTTTGTCTCAGGGCTCGGCACCTTCGTGCAGGCGCGTACATTCGGGCCGGTGGGCTCGGGCCTGTTGTGCCTGCAAGGCACCAGTTTTTCGTTCATCAGCGTGATTCTCAGCGCCGGCTTCATGGTTAAGGCCCGGGGCGGCGGCACCGATGAAATCCTGTCGACGATCTTTGGCATCTGCTTTTTCGCCGCGTTTATCGAGGTAGTGCTGAGCCAATTCATCGGCAAGCTGCGCAAGCTGATCACCCCGGTGGTCACCGGCACCATCATTACCCTGATGGGTCTGTCGCTGATCAAGGTGGCAGTCACCGACATGGCCGGTGGCTATGGCGCCGGCGACCTGGGCGCCGCGGGCAATATGGGCCTGGCGGCGCTGGTGCTGCTGACCATCGTGGTTCTCAACCGGTTCAGCAACCCGTTCCTGCGCCTGGGTTCGATCGTGATCGGCCTGAGCCTGGGTTTCTTTGTCGCGTGGTGGCTGGGCCGGGTCGACATGGCCGCCCTGCCCCAGGTGCCGCTGATCAGCGTGCCGGTGCCGTTCAAGTACGGTTTCTCGTTCGACTGGGTGGCGTTTATCCCAGTGGCGGTGATCTTCCTGATTTCGCCCCTGGAAGCCGCCGGTGACCTGACTGCCAACTCGATGATTTCCCAACAGCCGGTCAAGGGCCCGCTGTATATCAAGCGCATCAAGTCCGGCCTGCTGGCCGACGGCCTCAACTCGGCGATGGCTGCAACTTTCAACAGCCTGCCGATGGTGACCTTCGCCCAGAACAATGGCGTGATCCAATTGACCGGTGTGGCCAGCCGCTACGTCGCCTATTTTATTGCCGGCCTGCTGGTGCTGCTGGGGCTGTTCCCGATGATCGGCGCGGTGCTGCAACTGATGCCCAAGCCGGTACTGGGCGGCGCCACCCTGATCATGTTCGGCACTGTGGCCGTGGCCGGGATCAAGATCCTCGCCGAAGCCGGCCTGCACCGGCGCAATGTACTGATCGTGGCAATCTCCCTGGGCATGGGCCTGGGCGTTGCCGCCGTACCGGAAGTACTGCGCGACCTGCCCAAGGCGCTGCACAACATCTTCGAGTCGCCGATCACCGTGGGCGCGTTCTGTGCAATCCTGCTGAACATTTTCCTGCCCGAAGAGTTCATAGAGCTGGAAGAAGATGAATTCGATCCGGAGTCTTCTACCCTCAAGGTCATGCAAGACCCCGACGTCACGAAACAATAG
- a CDS encoding LEA type 2 family protein: MRKLMVLSLLLLTLSACALFPNRDPVNINVVGIEPLQSQDLEVRFAVKLRVQNPNETAIDYNGVALDLEVNGRPLASGVSDQAGSIPRFSETVLMVPVSVSAFSVLRQTLGLSQTQSLNNLPYVLRGKLAGGLFGTMRFVERGTLDLPNTATW; encoded by the coding sequence ATGCGCAAGCTCATGGTTCTATCGCTGTTGCTGCTGACCTTGAGCGCCTGCGCGCTGTTCCCCAACCGTGACCCGGTCAACATCAACGTAGTGGGCATCGAGCCGCTGCAAAGCCAGGACCTGGAAGTGCGCTTCGCGGTGAAGCTGCGGGTGCAGAACCCCAATGAAACCGCGATCGACTACAACGGCGTGGCCCTGGACCTGGAAGTCAATGGCCGGCCGTTGGCCTCAGGCGTGAGTGACCAGGCCGGCAGCATCCCACGTTTCTCCGAGACGGTGCTGATGGTGCCGGTCAGCGTTTCGGCGTTTTCGGTGTTGCGTCAGACCCTGGGCCTGAGCCAGACCCAAAGCCTGAATAACCTGCCCTACGTGCTGCGTGGCAAACTGGCGGGTGGATTGTTCGGCACCATGCGTTTCGTAGAGCGCGGCACCCTGGACTTGCCCAACACCGCCACCTGGTGA
- a CDS encoding carbon-nitrogen hydrolase family protein, whose translation MPVSIVAALQIGALPSGKAETLAQILTFEDEILRSGAQLVVMPEALLGGYPKGESFGTQLGYRLPQGREAFARYFANAIDVPGMETEALAGLSARTGASLVLGVIERSGSTLYCTVLYFEPSSGLVAKHRKLMPTGTERLIWGKGDGSTLPVIDAAVGRIGGAVCWENMMPLLRTAMYAKGVEVWCAPTVDEREMWQVSMRHVAHEGRCFVVSACQVQASPEALGVEVANWPADRPLIAGGSVIVGPMGDILAGPLLGQAGLLTARIDTDDLVRARYDYDVVGHYARPDIFELAVDERAKPGVRFITD comes from the coding sequence ATGCCTGTTTCTATCGTCGCTGCCTTGCAAATCGGTGCCTTGCCCAGTGGCAAGGCTGAAACCCTCGCGCAGATCCTGACTTTTGAAGATGAGATTTTGCGCAGTGGCGCGCAATTGGTGGTCATGCCCGAGGCGTTGCTGGGCGGCTACCCCAAGGGCGAAAGCTTCGGTACGCAGTTGGGCTATCGCCTGCCCCAAGGGCGTGAAGCGTTTGCGCGGTATTTTGCCAATGCCATCGACGTGCCGGGCATGGAGACCGAGGCGCTGGCGGGGTTGTCGGCGCGTACCGGTGCCAGCCTGGTGCTCGGGGTGATCGAGCGCAGTGGCAGCACGCTGTATTGCACTGTGCTGTACTTCGAACCCTCAAGCGGTCTGGTCGCCAAGCACCGCAAGTTGATGCCGACCGGTACCGAACGGCTGATCTGGGGCAAAGGCGATGGCTCGACGCTGCCGGTGATCGACGCGGCAGTTGGACGTATCGGCGGCGCGGTGTGCTGGGAAAACATGATGCCGCTGCTGCGTACCGCGATGTACGCCAAAGGGGTGGAGGTGTGGTGTGCGCCCACGGTGGACGAGCGCGAGATGTGGCAGGTGAGCATGCGCCATGTCGCCCATGAAGGGCGCTGTTTTGTCGTGAGTGCCTGCCAGGTGCAGGCATCGCCAGAGGCGTTGGGTGTCGAGGTTGCCAACTGGCCCGCAGATCGGCCGTTGATTGCCGGCGGCAGCGTGATTGTCGGGCCCATGGGCGACATTCTGGCCGGGCCGTTGCTGGGACAGGCGGGATTGTTGACGGCGCGGATCGATACGGATGATCTGGTGCGGGCACGCTATGACTATGACGTGGTGGGGCACTACGCCCGGCCGGATATTTTTGAACTGGCCGTGGACGAGCGCGCCAAGCCCGGCGTTCGCTTCATCACTGACTGA
- a CDS encoding LysR family transcriptional regulator has product MNIAQVDLNLLKTFEALHDESSASRAALRLGVTQSAISAGLRRLREVYGDPLFIRTGRGLAPTLRANQLKPVISEALDRCRQSLAMINPDNLHYEGRSVVLGLSDDFEIAYGRRLMDAIAQRLPKLRVIFRQTHSQIVAGALLDRNLDLAVTAGGFAERRLSRQVLGEGDYRCLVDPSSLAPGQQSIDLEEFVAREHVLVSSGGFIGITDEGLAAQGLRRQVCASTSHFAALPYLLKGSAAVATIPGHAAQAIAQMTGLQVLPCPLALPRYPVELGWRTQTQLDPLLLKVREAVVACFTSPPPSAC; this is encoded by the coding sequence ATGAATATCGCCCAGGTCGACCTCAATCTGCTGAAAACCTTCGAAGCCCTGCACGATGAATCCAGCGCCAGCCGCGCAGCGTTGCGCCTGGGGGTGACGCAGTCGGCGATCAGTGCCGGCTTGCGGCGTTTGCGCGAGGTGTATGGCGACCCATTGTTCATCCGCACTGGCCGCGGCCTGGCGCCGACATTGCGCGCCAATCAGTTGAAACCAGTGATCAGCGAGGCACTGGATCGCTGCCGGCAGAGCCTGGCGATGATCAACCCGGATAACCTGCACTACGAGGGGCGCTCGGTGGTCCTGGGGCTGTCCGACGACTTCGAGATTGCCTACGGCCGTCGACTGATGGACGCCATCGCTCAGCGCCTGCCAAAACTGCGGGTAATCTTTCGCCAGACCCACAGCCAGATCGTCGCTGGCGCCCTGCTTGACCGCAACCTGGACCTGGCTGTCACCGCTGGCGGTTTTGCCGAGCGCAGGCTGAGTCGGCAGGTACTGGGGGAAGGTGATTATCGCTGCCTGGTGGACCCATCCAGCCTGGCGCCCGGCCAGCAAAGTATTGACCTTGAGGAGTTCGTCGCACGGGAGCATGTGCTGGTGTCGTCGGGCGGGTTTATCGGCATTACTGACGAAGGCTTGGCGGCGCAGGGCTTGAGACGCCAGGTGTGCGCGTCCACCAGCCACTTCGCCGCGCTGCCGTACCTGCTCAAAGGCAGCGCGGCAGTGGCGACGATCCCCGGGCATGCGGCCCAGGCCATCGCGCAGATGACCGGCCTGCAGGTGTTGCCCTGCCCGTTAGCGCTGCCTCGCTACCCGGTGGAGTTGGGCTGGCGCACCCAAACCCAGCTTGATCCGCTGTTGCTCAAGGTGCGCGAGGCGGTTGTGGCGTGCTTTACTTCGCCGCCGCCATCAGCTTGTTGA
- a CDS encoding DUF883 family protein, with amino-acid sequence MARKTAAQAAEEQIKDQAFSELTALIEESDKLLKSSASLVGEEGETLREQVAIKLKQALDSLSSVRERSKPVVDATETYIGGHPWQTVAISAGFGLVVGLLLGRRN; translated from the coding sequence ATGGCCCGCAAAACCGCCGCCCAAGCTGCCGAAGAACAAATCAAGGACCAAGCCTTCAGCGAATTGACCGCGCTGATCGAGGAGTCGGACAAGTTGCTCAAAAGCAGCGCATCCCTGGTGGGCGAAGAAGGTGAAACCCTGCGTGAGCAGGTCGCCATCAAGCTCAAGCAAGCCCTGGACTCGCTGTCCAGCGTGCGTGAACGCAGCAAACCTGTGGTCGATGCCACCGAGACCTATATCGGTGGTCACCCTTGGCAGACCGTGGCGATCTCCGCCGGTTTCGGCCTGGTGGTCGGCCTGTTGCTGGGTCGCCGCAACTGA
- a CDS encoding Ldh family oxidoreductase — translation MSAQSPTVAPASTSIPFTELVTLLQQVFVRHGTSPEVALVLAHNCASAERDGAHSHGVFRIPGYVSTLGSGWVSGKAVPVVEDVASGFVRVDADNGFAQPALAAARSLLVEKARSAGIALLAIRNSHHFAALWPDVEPFAEEGLVALSVVNSMTCVVPHGADRPLFGTNPIAFAAPRADGPPIVFDLATSAIAHGDVQIAARKGERLPLGTGVDSLGQPTQDPKAILEGGALLPFGGHKGSALSMMVELLAAALTGGNFSFEFDWSNHPGARTPWTGQLLIVIDPAKTAGQGFAERSQELVRQMHAAGLRRLPGDRRHRTREKSLQEGIVLEVEVLQQLRELAG, via the coding sequence ATGTCTGCACAGTCTCCGACAGTCGCCCCGGCTTCGACCTCGATCCCGTTCACCGAACTGGTGACCTTGCTGCAACAGGTATTTGTCCGGCATGGCACGTCGCCCGAGGTGGCTTTGGTGCTCGCGCACAATTGTGCCAGCGCTGAACGCGATGGTGCCCATAGCCATGGGGTGTTCCGTATTCCCGGGTATGTCTCGACGCTCGGCAGTGGCTGGGTCAGCGGCAAGGCGGTGCCGGTGGTCGAGGATGTCGCCTCCGGGTTTGTACGCGTGGACGCCGATAACGGCTTCGCCCAACCGGCCCTGGCGGCAGCGCGCAGCCTGCTGGTGGAGAAGGCCCGCAGCGCCGGAATCGCCTTGCTGGCGATTCGCAACTCCCACCACTTCGCCGCGCTGTGGCCGGATGTGGAGCCATTCGCCGAGGAAGGCCTGGTAGCTCTGAGCGTGGTCAACAGCATGACCTGCGTAGTGCCCCACGGCGCGGATCGGCCGCTGTTCGGTACCAACCCGATTGCGTTTGCTGCGCCCCGCGCCGATGGCCCGCCGATTGTGTTCGACCTGGCCACCAGCGCCATCGCCCATGGCGATGTGCAGATTGCCGCACGCAAGGGCGAGCGCTTGCCCCTGGGCACTGGGGTCGACAGCCTGGGCCAGCCGACCCAGGACCCCAAGGCCATCCTTGAGGGCGGCGCGTTGTTGCCGTTTGGCGGGCACAAGGGCTCAGCGCTGTCGATGATGGTCGAACTCTTGGCGGCGGCCCTGACTGGCGGCAATTTTTCCTTTGAGTTTGATTGGTCCAACCACCCTGGCGCCCGCACACCCTGGACCGGCCAGTTGCTGATTGTCATCGATCCGGCAAAAACGGCAGGGCAGGGCTTCGCCGAGCGCAGCCAGGAACTGGTGCGGCAGATGCACGCGGCGGGGCTGCGGCGGCTGCCGGGAGATCGGCGGCATCGTACGCGAGAGAAGTCGTTGCAGGAGGGGATCGTGTTGGAGGTGGAGGTACTGCAGCAGTTGCGCGAGCTGGCGGGTTGA
- a CDS encoding dermonecrotic toxin domain-containing protein codes for MNRVTPPYFFDEFLRPVNRSTLSERERALGLTVKDLEWLHGVYYASDANRRDTRLQSHPMRVEKLLVTVTGKAAIPLAGAFLMSPSPDGKKALLYTPYGGIQVYDNHAALLAEVSQALADPVQRVDLLSFLSIAQRNSLPAGTAMTLTTTLVEGAVMEDQEQTLQACQQANVHAMLAHLQKTPTLSGMLDTLLGIMAHPYFPGLDQRDTRVNCFMQSPMDTDRRWIDSLPLREALLLFYVKHAWPAGQTREFFNPKHVTTDFTPTQLQQDREHWERLVEQTSGTLSKLLDSLLQTYWNEDIDGGTSRLELFAQVMADKFRLDVLLKRQAGILSADESHMLQAMFLSDQGARSAYAANLSVEKVRVYAPYQHYVELASTLMLHETHAYLYTQSRGLQVLEDLDDLKDTLLSMLKAAGHEDELLNFLSLDERNTFIGLDQVNIAAHPVTGHVFTGMIEDIAAKQISNMNHALGLYRSSAGQVDADALLDYALDVRTMLDSRLGDLETDGRWSVHPVTSGNGRPSTVQAELARLHLQRLQAAEQGLNIERVRHPTLRSMVALAMDTELQKQRLDLKADEVYVNTYASRAQQREERLPLSSLSMTEHFIERLARESGPLPVSSRTGFYKKRDQGVAQQLNNISQKIFNSLIEQVLNYFAGHEMRELPRLFLENTRDKHAHSMLLGLRSEAELRLLGKTLPARGHAILDAVLRTDSLVRLTRHGINGFLPDAFAVALHQGTSQALLALPNLFVLTERGGLDTRNSGQVTLWTPRRGHEVFPSVTALREALTQRLAHPIKRLSLLENLPFSQRVPHQVYRLAPLQRIDDNLLDNRLNSYGDFVMDAVDHLLAMDLPARAVQDRLDALLETPAPTNLARAKALAEAMVNQQVLPVWLAMAPAKEQIHHAELLEQYHNSAPEEEDYLHGIPTIGEHTFAALLELLQARFPKQTISPDDVLIPVHQALDIHDYSLTDFALRHWPDLNSQIIRPRSRTAQRLPDTLDANAVIQMVRQLDLKSVYQKQLQTALDTSTEAGRIRRRRFCQQLPWQVLQLAHEQQLQERLSSQALGLVRQVFDMPDALARAALQGASALIRPVELVATEGATAAKVLGMYLISAESQDAGPVVLYTPYSEHHVLKQYASEQALLDELERPGELQDWVLQHLEDPHQAIYRNLLQNNRHRPSDLQLAFSPITGNLLHYLFSENTLILLKMLACQFEHGTQLLWDKVVGLLGKGIPTAVHFMAGKLAYPLVVWRSYKLVKRSMEALQLHHWKAAMKYFILAVVQMASLYSELDGSETPPPDEAEVVDLPEGKLPAATTLDTLDITAASRTRLQPFETHDVALQDLALDTSTHVYTDKTNVDGYVPMAGKVYPVKKAKDQWRLDSDDQQGPYVGRNSEGRWVLDLSVHKPRFGQAWTRHKTLRAERRDINIQARGIREIAAVSSWKAQAIDEALNVATYYAVNCKRNLQQFAALRSPESRVGLFLCELFGAVNLNPDHVKKIDNIIDGILDELSDPTLTGPDSMRFVSGDSLTDAINEYAMVLVNDSERKVYLFERFFDPNLTDYVDKLSVPFDMMAHARAATLIHELTHLRFKTADIAYLHSFEPFRDLIDTAKPGAQAVKTRQDDLQTTALSTLTPERMLFKTWDDVSETWEDYGFFTTTHYLKRKVLSTTGAKTLVEARQIFMSNIDKRIDVILSNADSVTYLITHLGRMLDVGA; via the coding sequence ATGAACCGCGTCACCCCGCCATATTTTTTCGACGAATTCCTGCGACCCGTCAATCGTTCGACGCTGAGCGAGCGCGAACGCGCCCTGGGGCTTACGGTCAAGGACCTGGAATGGCTGCATGGCGTGTATTACGCCAGCGATGCCAACCGCCGGGATACGCGTCTGCAAAGCCACCCCATGCGTGTCGAAAAACTGCTGGTTACGGTAACGGGCAAAGCCGCGATCCCACTGGCCGGCGCGTTCCTGATGAGCCCCAGCCCGGACGGTAAAAAAGCCCTGTTGTATACGCCCTACGGCGGTATCCAGGTGTACGACAACCATGCAGCACTGCTTGCCGAGGTCAGCCAGGCACTGGCCGACCCGGTGCAGCGCGTGGATTTGCTCAGTTTCCTGTCGATCGCCCAGCGCAACAGCCTGCCGGCGGGTACGGCCATGACGCTGACGACCACGCTGGTCGAAGGTGCCGTCATGGAGGACCAGGAACAAACCCTGCAGGCCTGCCAGCAGGCCAACGTACACGCCATGCTGGCGCACTTGCAGAAAACCCCGACCCTGTCCGGTATGCTCGACACACTGCTCGGCATCATGGCCCACCCGTACTTCCCCGGCCTGGATCAACGGGACACGCGGGTCAATTGCTTTATGCAAAGCCCGATGGATACCGACCGGCGCTGGATCGACTCGCTGCCGCTACGTGAAGCGCTCCTGCTGTTCTACGTGAAACACGCCTGGCCTGCGGGGCAAACCCGCGAATTCTTCAACCCCAAGCATGTCACCACCGACTTCACCCCGACCCAGTTGCAACAAGACCGGGAACACTGGGAACGCCTCGTCGAACAAACCTCCGGTACGCTGTCCAAACTGCTCGACAGCCTGCTGCAGACCTACTGGAACGAGGACATCGACGGTGGCACCTCGCGCCTGGAACTGTTTGCGCAAGTCATGGCCGACAAATTTCGCCTTGATGTACTGCTCAAGCGCCAGGCCGGCATCCTCAGCGCCGACGAGAGTCATATGCTCCAGGCCATGTTCCTCAGCGACCAGGGTGCTCGCAGCGCCTACGCCGCCAACCTGAGCGTGGAAAAAGTGCGTGTCTATGCGCCCTACCAGCACTACGTGGAACTGGCCAGTACCCTGATGCTGCATGAAACCCACGCCTATCTTTACACCCAGTCCCGTGGCCTGCAGGTACTCGAAGACCTGGATGATCTCAAAGACACGCTGTTGAGCATGCTCAAGGCTGCCGGGCACGAAGACGAATTGCTCAACTTCCTGTCCTTGGACGAGCGCAACACTTTTATAGGTCTTGATCAGGTAAATATTGCCGCGCATCCCGTCACCGGGCATGTGTTTACCGGCATGATCGAAGACATTGCCGCCAAACAGATCAGTAATATGAACCACGCCCTGGGCCTCTATCGCAGCAGCGCCGGCCAGGTGGACGCGGATGCCTTGCTCGATTACGCCCTGGACGTGCGCACCATGCTCGACAGCCGCCTGGGCGACCTGGAAACCGACGGGCGCTGGAGCGTGCACCCCGTGACCAGCGGTAATGGCCGCCCCTCCACCGTGCAGGCCGAGCTGGCCAGGTTGCACCTGCAGCGCCTGCAAGCTGCCGAGCAAGGGCTGAACATCGAACGTGTCCGACACCCCACATTGCGCAGCATGGTTGCCCTGGCCATGGACACGGAGCTGCAAAAGCAACGCCTGGATCTCAAGGCCGATGAGGTTTATGTCAATACCTATGCCTCCCGTGCCCAGCAACGCGAAGAGCGCCTGCCCCTTTCGTCCCTGAGCATGACTGAACACTTCATCGAACGCCTGGCCCGGGAAAGCGGCCCGCTGCCGGTGTCGTCCAGGACCGGCTTCTACAAAAAACGCGACCAAGGGGTGGCCCAACAGCTCAATAACATCAGCCAGAAAATCTTTAACAGCCTCATCGAACAGGTGTTGAATTACTTTGCCGGCCACGAGATGCGTGAGCTCCCCCGCCTGTTCCTGGAAAACACCCGGGATAAACATGCGCACTCGATGCTGCTCGGCCTGCGCAGCGAGGCTGAACTGCGACTGCTGGGCAAGACTCTGCCGGCGCGCGGCCACGCTATCCTTGACGCGGTATTGCGCACCGACAGCCTGGTACGCCTGACCCGTCACGGAATCAACGGCTTTCTCCCGGATGCGTTTGCAGTGGCCTTGCATCAGGGTACATCCCAGGCGCTGCTGGCACTGCCCAACCTGTTTGTACTGACCGAACGTGGCGGCCTCGACACCAGAAACTCGGGCCAGGTCACCCTATGGACGCCCCGGCGTGGTCATGAGGTGTTCCCCTCGGTCACGGCCCTGCGCGAGGCGCTCACCCAGCGCCTGGCGCATCCGATCAAGCGCCTCTCGCTGCTGGAGAACCTGCCGTTTTCCCAGCGCGTGCCTCACCAGGTGTATCGCCTGGCCCCCCTGCAACGCATTGACGATAACCTGCTGGACAATCGCCTGAACAGCTACGGCGACTTCGTGATGGATGCGGTGGATCATCTGCTGGCCATGGACTTGCCGGCACGTGCGGTGCAGGACCGCCTGGATGCGTTGCTGGAGACCCCGGCGCCGACCAACCTGGCACGTGCCAAGGCGCTGGCCGAGGCCATGGTCAACCAGCAGGTCCTGCCTGTCTGGCTGGCAATGGCGCCGGCGAAGGAGCAGATCCACCATGCCGAACTGTTGGAGCAATACCACAACAGCGCCCCGGAGGAAGAAGACTACCTGCATGGCATCCCCACCATTGGCGAGCACACCTTTGCCGCCCTGCTGGAGCTGCTCCAGGCACGCTTTCCAAAGCAGACCATCAGCCCCGATGATGTACTGATCCCCGTACACCAGGCCCTCGACATCCACGACTACAGCCTGACCGACTTTGCGTTGCGCCACTGGCCGGACCTGAACAGCCAGATTATCCGCCCGCGCTCACGCACCGCCCAACGCCTGCCGGACACTCTGGATGCCAACGCGGTGATCCAGATGGTGCGGCAACTGGACTTGAAATCGGTCTATCAGAAGCAGTTGCAAACCGCGCTGGACACCAGCACCGAGGCAGGCCGCATACGCCGGCGCCGGTTCTGCCAGCAATTGCCTTGGCAGGTGCTGCAATTGGCCCACGAGCAACAGCTGCAAGAACGCCTGTCGAGCCAGGCCCTGGGCTTGGTCCGGCAGGTATTCGACATGCCTGACGCCCTGGCACGCGCGGCGCTGCAGGGCGCGTCGGCGCTGATCCGGCCGGTGGAACTGGTGGCGACCGAAGGTGCCACTGCCGCCAAGGTACTGGGCATGTACCTGATCAGCGCTGAAAGCCAGGATGCCGGGCCCGTGGTGTTATATACGCCCTACAGTGAACACCATGTGCTCAAGCAATACGCCAGCGAACAAGCGCTGCTGGACGAATTGGAGCGACCGGGCGAACTGCAGGACTGGGTCCTCCAGCACCTGGAAGACCCGCACCAGGCCATTTACCGCAACTTGCTGCAAAATAACCGTCATCGTCCGTCAGATCTCCAACTGGCTTTCTCTCCAATCACCGGCAACCTGCTGCACTACCTGTTCAGTGAAAACACGCTGATCCTGCTCAAGATGCTCGCCTGCCAATTCGAACACGGCACCCAGCTGCTCTGGGACAAGGTGGTCGGCCTACTCGGCAAGGGTATTCCCACGGCGGTGCACTTCATGGCAGGCAAGCTCGCCTATCCGCTGGTGGTGTGGCGCAGCTACAAGCTGGTCAAACGCTCGATGGAAGCACTGCAACTGCACCATTGGAAAGCCGCGATGAAGTACTTCATCCTGGCCGTGGTGCAAATGGCCTCGCTGTACAGCGAGCTTGACGGCAGCGAAACCCCGCCGCCCGATGAGGCAGAGGTGGTCGACCTGCCTGAGGGCAAACTGCCGGCGGCCACCACCCTCGACACCCTGGACATCACCGCCGCTTCACGTACGCGGTTGCAGCCTTTCGAGACCCACGACGTCGCCCTGCAGGACCTTGCGCTGGACACGTCCACCCATGTCTACACGGACAAGACCAACGTCGATGGCTATGTGCCGATGGCCGGCAAGGTATACCCGGTGAAGAAAGCCAAGGACCAGTGGCGCCTGGACAGCGACGATCAACAGGGCCCCTATGTTGGCCGCAACTCGGAGGGCAGATGGGTGTTGGACCTGAGCGTGCATAAACCGCGCTTCGGCCAAGCCTGGACGCGCCACAAGACACTACGGGCCGAACGACGCGACATCAACATTCAAGCACGGGGCATAAGGGAGATTGCCGCCGTGTCCAGCTGGAAAGCCCAGGCTATCGACGAAGCCTTGAATGTGGCGACGTACTACGCCGTCAACTGCAAGCGCAACCTCCAGCAGTTTGCCGCCCTGCGCTCCCCTGAGAGCCGGGTCGGCCTGTTTTTGTGCGAGCTGTTCGGCGCTGTCAACCTGAACCCGGATCACGTCAAGAAAATCGACAACATCATCGACGGGATACTCGATGAGTTAAGTGATCCCACGTTGACCGGCCCTGACTCGATGCGCTTCGTCAGCGGGGACAGCCTGACGGATGCCATAAATGAATACGCCATGGTTCTGGTCAACGACAGCGAACGCAAAGTGTATTTGTTCGAGCGTTTCTTCGATCCGAACCTGACCGATTACGTGGACAAGCTGAGCGTACCCTTCGACATGATGGCCCACGCCAGGGCCGCTACCCTGATTCATGAGCTGACGCACCTGCGTTTCAAGACGGCAGACATCGCCTACCTGCACAGCTTCGAGCCGTTCCGCGACCTGATCGACACGGCCAAGCCCGGCGCCCAGGCAGTGAAGACCCGCCAGGATGATTTGCAAACCACCGCGCTGTCCACCCTGACGCCCGAACGGATGCTGTTCAAGACCTGGGATGACGTTTCGGAAACCTGGGAGGATTACGGCTTTTTCACCACGACCCATTACCTCAAGCGCAAAGTACTGAGTACCACCGGGGCCAAAACCCTGGTTGAGGCGCGTCAGATTTTCATGAGTAATATCGACAAACGCATCGACGTCATTCTCTCCAACGCCGATTCAGTCACGTACTTGATTACACACCTGGGACGCATGCTGGATGTGGGAGCCTGA
- a CDS encoding PepSY domain-containing protein, which yields MLKKTLVALCATTALLSAGAALADKPGAGWIPIEKAIEVAKTKAGYIEVYSAEADNDGYWEVKGRKSDGTVYEARIDGASGNVLRDQKD from the coding sequence ATGTTGAAGAAAACCTTAGTCGCCCTGTGTGCAACCACCGCGCTGCTCAGCGCTGGCGCCGCCCTGGCCGATAAGCCGGGCGCCGGCTGGATCCCTATTGAGAAGGCCATTGAAGTGGCGAAGACCAAGGCTGGGTATATCGAGGTCTATTCGGCTGAAGCCGACAATGACGGTTACTGGGAAGTCAAAGGTCGCAAGTCCGACGGCACTGTCTATGAAGCCCGTATCGACGGCGCCTCCGGCAATGTCCTGCGCGACCAGAAAGACTGA